A single Amia ocellicauda isolate fAmiCal2 chromosome 9, fAmiCal2.hap1, whole genome shotgun sequence DNA region contains:
- the LOC136759266 gene encoding uncharacterized protein LOC136759266 isoform X1 has protein sequence MLTRRRGSLSLWVQRGEDHPSSSSGGRAEVVLTRMNLYRNFGRFVEAWGEGTGLGTEEEEQGKKEVRKRQQPQQEEEVEDGEETILERGLSPLEGAGDVAEEEGNGFLEKEAEEIRSEKEEGSVEREQMSHSGKTWRPSLVLKSESEDSGVELPSCETVLSEHSFWPDTDTEQLPSSSSSPSPSPFPFSCSSALDWGEGPEEMFAPATAPPPPPLLRRVEQALRRTDWRRQKTQRPQLSPVPSLREADLEDSIHVNATLPPVCRAGHSPPPEVPSGPGPYRRAPSLGQRLSQSCGGGLQRLGGDTVDSGLCTEPSSLDSLLPSPGSGPGLGYLEQVCRMLEEMARLQRASQELQRERERVERERRTLGNQEELLCGQCLCYTTDKFPRTNQEAGCNRHTALSSQSSQEEALPPSHFRKRSLSLHSDIQWGPREFQGQRFHSTGDLLDTEALPPALHTKLDRKQRGGVRGLVYRLRRRSEKKDERKRAAAELSRRDTLDTAELGTRQGLGSVFKKREKNLSVR, from the exons ATGCTGACGAGACGGCGCGGGAGTCTGAGTCTGTGGGTGCAGCGCGGTGAAG atcacccctcctcttcctcgggGGGCCGTGCAGAGGTGGTGCTGACCAGGATGAACCTGTACAGGAATTTCGGGAGATTTGTGGAAGCGTGGGGGGAGGGCACAGGCTTGGGGACGGAGGAAGAGGAGCAGGGGAAGAAGGAAGTGAGGAAGAGGCAGCAGCcgcagcaggaggaggaggtagAAGATGGAGAGGAGACGATTTTGGAAAGGGGCTTGTCCCCCTTGGAGGGGGCGGGGGATGTagcggaggaggaggggaatgGTTTTCTGGAGAAAGAGGCAGAGGAGATAAGGAGTGAGAAGGAGGAGGGGAGCGTTGAAAGAGAACAGATGTCCCACTCGGGGAAGACGTGGAGACCCAGTCTGGTGCTGAAGTCGGAGTCGGAGGACTCGGGGGTGGAACTACCGAGCTGCGAGACCGTGCTGTCGGAGCACAGCTTCTGGCCGGACACGGACACAGAGCAGCtgccctcttcctcctcctccccctctccctctccctttcccttctCCTGCTCCTCCGCCCTGGATTGGGGGGAAGGCCCAGAGGAGATGTTTGCCCcagccactgcccccccacccccacctcttCTGCGCCGGGTGGAACAGGCACTGCGCAGAACGGACTGGAGGCGGCAAAAGACCCAGAGACCCCAGCTGTCCCCCGTCCCCTCCCTCAGAGAGGCGGACCTGGAGGACAGCATCCATGTCAATGCCACTCTGCCGCCCGTTTGCAGGGCAGGTCACAGTCCGCCCCCAGAGGTCCCCAGTGGGCCAGGGCCCTACAGGAGAGCACCCTCCCTGGGGCAGAGGCTGTCACAGAGCTGTGGGGGGGGACTGCAGAGGCTGGGGGGTGACACG GTGGACTCAGGGCTGTGTACAGAACCGAGCTCGCTGGACTCGCTGCTTCCCAGTCCTGGCTCTGGTCCTGGGCTGGGCTACCTGGAGCAGGTGTGTCGCATGCTGGAGGAGATGGCCCGGCTGCAGAGGGCCAGTCAggaactgcagagagagagggagcgagtggagagagagaggaggacacTGGGCAACCAGGAG GAGCTGCTATGTGGACAGTGCCTGTGTTACACAACTGACAAGTTCCCACGGACCAATCAGGAGGCAGGCTGTAACCGGCACACTGCCCTGTCTAGCCAATCGTCGCAAGAGGAGGCCCTTCCTCCCTCCCACTTCCGCAAgcgatctctctctctgcacagtGACATACAATGGG GTCCAAGGGAGTTCCAGGGTCAGCGCTTCCACAGCACCGGAGACCTGCTGGACACTGAAGCCCTGCCCCCTGCTCTGCACACCAAG CTGGACAGAAAGCAGCGTGGCGGGGTGAGAGGGCTGGTGTACCGTCTGAGGAGGAGATCGGAGAAGAAGGATGAGCGCAAGAGAGCCGCCGCTGAACTGAGCCG GAGAGACACGCTAGACACTGCCGAGCTGGGCACCCGCCAGGGCCTGGGCTCTGTGTTCAAGAAGCGAGAGAAGAACCTGTCGGTGCGCTAG
- the LOC136759266 gene encoding uncharacterized protein LOC136759266 isoform X2 produces the protein MDHPSSSSGGRAEVVLTRMNLYRNFGRFVEAWGEGTGLGTEEEEQGKKEVRKRQQPQQEEEVEDGEETILERGLSPLEGAGDVAEEEGNGFLEKEAEEIRSEKEEGSVEREQMSHSGKTWRPSLVLKSESEDSGVELPSCETVLSEHSFWPDTDTEQLPSSSSSPSPSPFPFSCSSALDWGEGPEEMFAPATAPPPPPLLRRVEQALRRTDWRRQKTQRPQLSPVPSLREADLEDSIHVNATLPPVCRAGHSPPPEVPSGPGPYRRAPSLGQRLSQSCGGGLQRLGGDTVDSGLCTEPSSLDSLLPSPGSGPGLGYLEQVCRMLEEMARLQRASQELQRERERVERERRTLGNQEELLCGQCLCYTTDKFPRTNQEAGCNRHTALSSQSSQEEALPPSHFRKRSLSLHSDIQWGPREFQGQRFHSTGDLLDTEALPPALHTKLDRKQRGGVRGLVYRLRRRSEKKDERKRAAAELSRRDTLDTAELGTRQGLGSVFKKREKNLSVR, from the exons ATGG atcacccctcctcttcctcgggGGGCCGTGCAGAGGTGGTGCTGACCAGGATGAACCTGTACAGGAATTTCGGGAGATTTGTGGAAGCGTGGGGGGAGGGCACAGGCTTGGGGACGGAGGAAGAGGAGCAGGGGAAGAAGGAAGTGAGGAAGAGGCAGCAGCcgcagcaggaggaggaggtagAAGATGGAGAGGAGACGATTTTGGAAAGGGGCTTGTCCCCCTTGGAGGGGGCGGGGGATGTagcggaggaggaggggaatgGTTTTCTGGAGAAAGAGGCAGAGGAGATAAGGAGTGAGAAGGAGGAGGGGAGCGTTGAAAGAGAACAGATGTCCCACTCGGGGAAGACGTGGAGACCCAGTCTGGTGCTGAAGTCGGAGTCGGAGGACTCGGGGGTGGAACTACCGAGCTGCGAGACCGTGCTGTCGGAGCACAGCTTCTGGCCGGACACGGACACAGAGCAGCtgccctcttcctcctcctccccctctccctctccctttcccttctCCTGCTCCTCCGCCCTGGATTGGGGGGAAGGCCCAGAGGAGATGTTTGCCCcagccactgcccccccacccccacctcttCTGCGCCGGGTGGAACAGGCACTGCGCAGAACGGACTGGAGGCGGCAAAAGACCCAGAGACCCCAGCTGTCCCCCGTCCCCTCCCTCAGAGAGGCGGACCTGGAGGACAGCATCCATGTCAATGCCACTCTGCCGCCCGTTTGCAGGGCAGGTCACAGTCCGCCCCCAGAGGTCCCCAGTGGGCCAGGGCCCTACAGGAGAGCACCCTCCCTGGGGCAGAGGCTGTCACAGAGCTGTGGGGGGGGACTGCAGAGGCTGGGGGGTGACACG GTGGACTCAGGGCTGTGTACAGAACCGAGCTCGCTGGACTCGCTGCTTCCCAGTCCTGGCTCTGGTCCTGGGCTGGGCTACCTGGAGCAGGTGTGTCGCATGCTGGAGGAGATGGCCCGGCTGCAGAGGGCCAGTCAggaactgcagagagagagggagcgagtggagagagagaggaggacacTGGGCAACCAGGAG GAGCTGCTATGTGGACAGTGCCTGTGTTACACAACTGACAAGTTCCCACGGACCAATCAGGAGGCAGGCTGTAACCGGCACACTGCCCTGTCTAGCCAATCGTCGCAAGAGGAGGCCCTTCCTCCCTCCCACTTCCGCAAgcgatctctctctctgcacagtGACATACAATGGG GTCCAAGGGAGTTCCAGGGTCAGCGCTTCCACAGCACCGGAGACCTGCTGGACACTGAAGCCCTGCCCCCTGCTCTGCACACCAAG CTGGACAGAAAGCAGCGTGGCGGGGTGAGAGGGCTGGTGTACCGTCTGAGGAGGAGATCGGAGAAGAAGGATGAGCGCAAGAGAGCCGCCGCTGAACTGAGCCG GAGAGACACGCTAGACACTGCCGAGCTGGGCACCCGCCAGGGCCTGGGCTCTGTGTTCAAGAAGCGAGAGAAGAACCTGTCGGTGCGCTAG